From Mucilaginibacter rubeus, a single genomic window includes:
- the hemA gene encoding glutamyl-tRNA reductase, which translates to MKYLKVIAFTHKQIELKELGRLVVCQENLTDKLAQVKEQFNIPEIFYLATCNRVEFVMTTPQAVDKDFAKKFIEAFNTELCHDSLSTFMNSASIYEDQEAMVHLLRTSCSLESLIVGEKEILAQLRRAYEHCKEAGLTGDAMRMIMNCVVKTAKEVYTHTNISKNPISVVSLAYRKLKDLNLCSNARILIIGAGETNRNISKYLQKHKFSNFAVFNRTVANAEKLAADLGGEAFDLEALKTYNKGFDAIITCTSAVEPIITTEIYQSLLNGETGRKTIVDLAIPNDTAPEVLEQFPVNFIEVHSLNEVAKKNLQERYHELVHAEAIIEQNIAEFVQQLKQRRIEVAMRQVPEKIKEIRNNAINTVFADEVQGLDEQSREILEKVINYMEKKYISVPMIMAKDILINEN; encoded by the coding sequence TTGAAGTATCTAAAGGTAATAGCTTTTACGCACAAACAGATTGAACTGAAGGAATTGGGTAGATTGGTGGTTTGCCAGGAAAATCTGACAGATAAACTTGCGCAGGTTAAAGAGCAGTTTAACATCCCCGAAATTTTTTACCTGGCTACCTGTAACCGTGTCGAGTTTGTGATGACAACCCCACAAGCGGTTGATAAGGATTTTGCCAAAAAATTCATAGAAGCCTTTAACACAGAGCTTTGCCACGATTCGTTGAGCACTTTCATGAATAGCGCGTCTATTTATGAAGATCAGGAAGCCATGGTTCACCTGTTACGTACTTCTTGTTCGTTAGAGAGTTTGATCGTGGGCGAAAAGGAAATACTTGCCCAGTTACGCAGAGCATATGAACATTGCAAAGAGGCTGGCCTAACCGGCGATGCCATGCGCATGATCATGAATTGCGTGGTAAAAACAGCCAAGGAGGTTTACACACATACCAACATCTCCAAAAACCCAATCTCGGTAGTATCGCTGGCTTACCGCAAGCTTAAAGACCTTAATCTTTGCTCAAATGCCCGAATCCTCATCATCGGTGCAGGCGAAACCAACCGCAACATTTCCAAATATCTTCAAAAACATAAATTTTCAAACTTCGCGGTATTTAACCGTACTGTGGCCAATGCCGAAAAATTAGCTGCCGATTTAGGTGGTGAGGCCTTTGACCTGGAAGCTTTGAAAACCTACAATAAAGGTTTTGATGCTATTATCACCTGCACATCTGCAGTTGAGCCTATCATCACTACCGAGATTTACCAATCGCTGTTAAACGGCGAAACAGGCAGGAAAACCATAGTTGACCTTGCCATCCCTAACGATACCGCTCCCGAAGTACTGGAGCAATTCCCGGTTAACTTTATCGAAGTACATTCCCTTAACGAGGTTGCCAAAAAGAACCTGCAGGAACGTTACCACGAACTGGTACACGCCGAAGCTATTATTGAGCAAAACATTGCCGAGTTTGTACAGCAGCTTAAACAGCGCCGTATTGAAGTAGCCATGCGCCAGGTACCTGAAAAAATCAAAGAGATCCGCAACAATGCCATCAACACCGTTTTTGCCGACGAGGTACAGGGCCTGGATGAGCAATCACGCGAGATTTTAGAAAAGGTGATCAACTACATGGAGAAAAAATATATCAGTGTACCCATGATCATGGCGAAGGATATATTGATCAATGAAAATTGA
- a CDS encoding LytR/AlgR family response regulator transcription factor, whose translation MEALLKYVVVDDEPLALEILDSYLEKIDHVHSVFLFSNAGDALRHLQDHRADVLLLDIEMPEMTGIQFLKTLADPPVTVFITAYRNYAFEGYELGVIDFLLKPIPFKRFEQAISKIKEFLLLKAQYDHAEELLSDKSTDFIFVKSGVQRIKLYFNEVTHIQGLKDYAIIYTSKEKILLKGSIKAMLDIFPPKRFVRVHKSFIVSINKITRLESNRIILSGQEIPIGRNFKDDLEQVLSAR comes from the coding sequence ATGGAAGCCTTGCTGAAATATGTGGTAGTAGATGATGAGCCGCTTGCGCTTGAAATATTGGATAGTTACCTGGAAAAAATTGATCACGTACATTCGGTATTCTTGTTTAGTAACGCGGGTGATGCGCTGCGGCATTTGCAAGATCATCGGGCCGATGTGTTGCTGTTGGATATTGAAATGCCCGAAATGACTGGCATCCAGTTTCTGAAAACGCTGGCAGATCCACCGGTGACCGTTTTTATTACAGCTTATCGTAACTACGCTTTTGAAGGCTATGAACTGGGCGTAATTGATTTTTTGCTGAAACCGATACCTTTTAAACGTTTTGAGCAGGCTATTAGCAAAATCAAAGAATTTCTATTGCTGAAAGCACAATATGACCATGCGGAGGAGCTTTTATCTGACAAGAGCACCGATTTTATTTTTGTTAAAAGTGGTGTTCAGCGTATTAAGCTTTATTTTAATGAGGTTACACACATCCAGGGGTTAAAAGATTATGCTATAATTTATACAAGCAAAGAGAAGATCCTGTTAAAAGGATCGATCAAGGCGATGTTGGATATTTTCCCACCGAAACGTTTCGTCCGGGTTCATAAATCTTTTATTGTATCTATTAATAAAATAACTCGTTTAGAAAGTAACCGTATTATTTTGAGTGGCCAGGAGATTCCGATTGGAAGGAATTTTAAGGATGATCTGGAACAGGTCTTATCGGCACGATAA
- a CDS encoding sensor histidine kinase produces the protein MDALDKPLKLPFSKRKVTLRHILMHGAYWVLITGFFIYEKRYLIYKASMPYFVACVTGRIVLLIIIAYLNLQYFLPRYLLKRRYLAYFAAIILSVIGYLTAQSLFDFYLYGYVVGPMRNSNLVESLSYNFFSTLWYLGLMLALKLSMDWYGQQLVIQKITVEKLNAEVNFLRAQVNPHFLFNILNNLYALTLKKSELAPDVVLKLSEMMEYMLYDSTGEKVPLGKEIGYLHNYMELERLRFSDEAAINLNINAEPNGYEIAPLLLLPLVENAFKHGLGKQTKGGWLKADIAMEGHTLEFIIENAKPVLMIGHTKGGIGLDNLRKRLDLLYPNRYTLLLEDRKDTFWAKLLIDL, from the coding sequence ATGGATGCGTTGGATAAACCACTTAAACTGCCGTTTTCAAAACGTAAGGTTACGTTAAGACATATCTTAATGCATGGCGCTTATTGGGTGCTGATCACCGGCTTTTTTATTTACGAGAAGAGATACCTCATATATAAAGCCAGTATGCCTTACTTTGTGGCCTGCGTTACCGGGCGTATCGTATTGCTTATTATTATCGCTTATCTTAACCTGCAATACTTTTTACCCCGGTACCTGTTAAAAAGACGATATCTGGCTTATTTTGCAGCAATCATCCTATCGGTTATTGGCTACTTAACCGCGCAAAGCCTGTTCGATTTTTACTTATATGGTTATGTAGTTGGCCCCATGCGTAACAGCAACCTGGTCGAATCGTTATCCTACAACTTTTTCAGCACACTATGGTACCTGGGCTTAATGCTCGCGCTAAAGTTGAGCATGGACTGGTATGGGCAGCAGTTGGTTATTCAGAAAATTACCGTTGAAAAGCTAAATGCCGAGGTTAATTTTCTGCGGGCGCAGGTAAACCCGCATTTTCTGTTTAATATCCTGAATAACCTTTATGCCCTGACGCTTAAAAAATCAGAACTCGCCCCGGATGTAGTACTGAAACTATCAGAAATGATGGAATATATGCTGTATGACAGCACCGGTGAAAAAGTACCGCTGGGAAAAGAGATCGGCTACCTCCATAATTACATGGAACTGGAGCGCTTGCGGTTTAGCGATGAGGCAGCCATAAATCTGAATATTAATGCTGAACCAAACGGATACGAAATAGCTCCTTTGCTTTTGTTGCCGCTGGTTGAAAACGCTTTTAAGCACGGACTGGGTAAGCAAACTAAGGGCGGCTGGTTAAAGGCGGACATCGCCATGGAGGGACATACGCTGGAGTTTATTATAGAAAATGCCAAGCCAGTTTTAATGATTGGCCATACTAAAGGCGGCATTGGTCTTGATAATTTGCGGAAACGGCTGGACCTGCTTTATCCGAATAGGTATACGCTGCTGCTGGAAGATAGAAAAGATACCTTTTGGGCAAAACTGTTAATTGATTTATAA
- a CDS encoding ABC transporter permease, which translates to MFKTYFKLAYRNILKDKAYSIINISGLAIGLASSILILLWVQNELSYDKFNKNAAQIYRIDSDFGDSKTAASSAGMPFGLKAEIPAVKNAARLYPGFPSVLFDVNNRKFQEEHVFYADPGFMDIFSYPLIKGDRATALNLANGVLITQDIATKYFGKENPIGKIIRKDNKDNLVVTGVMANIPGNSDLQFDILLPMALIAQTNNDLKNNEWSNFNFYGYVQLDENFDPSSANIAKLETQVGQIFHKHSPDTKATFKLQALTQIHLAPERLGDSPGHGNSQYVSIFFVIAILILVVACINFMNLATARSARRAKEIGLRKVAGAVRGQLVIQFLSESIFIAFLSLLLALVIVRMFLPVFNGLANRKLVINLSDAKLWFSLAGIALVTGIISGSYPALFLSGFNPVKVLKGNMKSMGGNLFFRNTLVVVQFMVSIVLLVGTVVIYNQLKFIRDRNPGFEKANLLYMPMTGEMWHKQEALKNILRQTSLTSDFTTITDLPTELGGWTLNVQWNGKDPRSQMSVPVMAVDGDFTRTFRIKLAAGRSFSSAFKTDSNNYMINEKMAKVMGLNASTAVGKPLAVWGNKGTIVGVVKDFNFKPVQQAIEPLVIPFNKVGGYVVVRTLPGKTEATIKILSVISQQLNPAYPFKFDFIDQELSKLYKGEQQMGNIFNLFSGLGIFISCLGLYGLSAFMAEQRTKEIGVRKVLGASVVNLVYLLSSGITRLILIAIVIAIPLSWYAANSWLSGFAYHINVGWTVFFVASVAALAIAWITVGYESVKAATVNPIKSLRTE; encoded by the coding sequence ATGTTCAAAACATATTTTAAACTGGCTTACCGGAATATTTTAAAAGACAAGGCATATTCTATTATCAATATATCGGGTTTAGCGATAGGACTTGCCTCAAGTATCCTGATTTTGCTTTGGGTGCAAAATGAATTGAGTTACGATAAATTTAATAAAAATGCCGCGCAGATTTACCGTATCGACAGTGATTTTGGCGATTCTAAAACGGCGGCAAGTTCGGCAGGAATGCCCTTTGGGTTAAAAGCGGAGATACCTGCTGTTAAAAACGCTGCCCGGTTGTACCCGGGTTTTCCTTCTGTTTTATTTGATGTTAACAACCGGAAATTTCAGGAGGAGCATGTTTTTTACGCTGATCCGGGATTTATGGATATATTTTCATATCCTTTAATAAAGGGCGATCGTGCCACGGCTTTGAACCTGGCCAATGGTGTTTTAATAACACAAGATATTGCTACAAAATACTTCGGGAAAGAGAATCCTATTGGAAAAATAATCCGAAAAGATAACAAAGATAACCTGGTTGTAACGGGTGTTATGGCCAATATTCCGGGCAATTCCGATCTGCAATTTGACATTCTGCTTCCAATGGCTTTGATTGCTCAAACCAACAACGATCTGAAAAATAATGAATGGAGCAATTTTAACTTTTATGGGTATGTTCAATTAGATGAAAATTTCGATCCCTCTTCAGCTAACATAGCTAAACTTGAAACACAAGTTGGTCAGATTTTTCATAAACATAGCCCTGATACCAAGGCAACATTTAAATTACAAGCCTTAACCCAAATACATCTTGCTCCTGAAAGATTAGGAGATTCGCCGGGGCACGGGAATTCACAGTATGTAAGCATCTTTTTTGTGATTGCCATATTGATACTTGTTGTAGCCTGTATCAACTTTATGAACCTGGCTACCGCGCGCTCAGCACGAAGAGCTAAAGAAATAGGCTTACGCAAGGTTGCAGGTGCTGTGCGCGGCCAACTGGTGATTCAGTTTTTAAGTGAATCGATATTTATTGCTTTTCTTTCCCTTTTGCTTGCGCTTGTTATCGTTCGTATGTTTTTGCCGGTGTTTAATGGTCTGGCTAACAGGAAGCTCGTCATTAATTTGTCGGACGCGAAACTTTGGTTTAGTCTTGCCGGTATTGCATTGGTAACCGGTATCATCTCGGGTAGTTATCCGGCCTTATTTCTTTCAGGATTTAACCCCGTTAAAGTGCTTAAGGGGAATATGAAGTCGATGGGAGGTAATTTGTTTTTCAGGAATACTTTGGTCGTAGTTCAGTTCATGGTATCTATTGTATTGCTGGTGGGTACGGTAGTTATCTATAATCAGCTTAAATTTATTAGGGACAGAAACCCAGGTTTCGAGAAGGCTAATCTTTTATATATGCCAATGACAGGTGAGATGTGGCATAAGCAGGAGGCTTTGAAAAATATATTGAGACAAACCTCGCTTACGAGCGATTTTACCACAATTACCGATTTGCCAACTGAACTTGGCGGCTGGACACTTAATGTGCAGTGGAATGGCAAAGATCCGCGTTCGCAAATGTCTGTCCCGGTAATGGCTGTCGACGGAGATTTTACGCGCACCTTCAGAATAAAATTAGCCGCCGGCCGCAGTTTTTCATCGGCTTTTAAAACCGACTCGAATAATTATATGATCAACGAAAAAATGGCGAAGGTAATGGGCCTTAATGCAAGCACTGCTGTAGGCAAACCATTAGCGGTTTGGGGCAATAAGGGTACAATTGTTGGAGTTGTAAAAGATTTTAATTTTAAGCCCGTTCAGCAAGCCATTGAGCCTTTGGTTATACCTTTTAATAAAGTTGGTGGCTATGTGGTGGTACGGACATTGCCTGGAAAAACCGAGGCTACTATTAAGATTTTATCAGTAATTAGCCAGCAACTAAACCCGGCCTATCCTTTCAAATTTGATTTTATTGATCAGGAGCTATCCAAACTTTACAAAGGTGAACAGCAGATGGGTAATATCTTTAACCTTTTTTCAGGTTTGGGTATCTTTATTTCCTGCCTGGGTTTATATGGTTTATCGGCATTTATGGCCGAGCAGCGCACCAAAGAGATTGGCGTGCGTAAAGTATTAGGTGCATCTGTAGTAAACCTGGTTTATTTACTATCATCAGGGATTACGAGGTTAATCCTCATTGCCATAGTGATAGCTATCCCGCTTTCCTGGTACGCGGCAAATAGCTGGTTATCGGGTTTTGCTTACCACATCAACGTGGGTTGGACCGTGTTTTTCGTAGCCTCTGTAGCCGCGTTAGCAATCGCCTGGATCACGGTGGGCTATGAATCTGTAAAAGCCGCTACGGTTAATCCGATAAAGAGTTTAAGGACGGAGTGA
- the hemC gene encoding hydroxymethylbilane synthase, which yields MDRKLIIGTRGSELALWQANFVKDSLAAINITVELKIIKTQGDRILNLSFDKLEGKGFFTKELEEELIAGTIDIAVHSHKDLPTENPPGLIIAAVSEREDPAELLLILKDCVDVHQKLSVKYGAIVGTSSNRRKAQLLAHRPDLEIEDLRGNVPTRIGKLRDEKYDAIMLAKAGVTRLGLDLSEFHVEEITPVELIPAPAQGALAIQIRENDHELFEALQALHHTNVAEELAVERTVLKLFGGGCHLPLGCYCRKEDGLFQVFTSKANEGDEFPDRLFLEAPTTEGLAEKVVAKFAKGRKHPASVFISRELGEQSYFRKALEKHGIAIEDRSLIRTVPVITRFDSYILKNIDWVFFSSKNAVEYFFQLNPQFPKKVKFGVMGSGSEEMLRRKGHFTDYVGEGTDTAEVAEEFAKLANGKIVLFPGAESPMRSIQQGLSADTKIIDLPVYETVLEEDVEASGADVMVFTSPSNVEAYFADNLLDPYQKVVAIGKSTGKKFDEMGVKYTLPYSPDEVGLAEAVFGL from the coding sequence TTGGACAGAAAACTGATTATAGGAACCCGTGGCAGCGAATTGGCTTTATGGCAGGCCAATTTCGTTAAAGACAGCCTTGCTGCCATTAACATTACCGTCGAGTTAAAGATCATTAAAACCCAGGGCGACCGTATCCTGAACCTCAGCTTTGATAAGCTGGAAGGTAAAGGCTTTTTTACCAAAGAATTAGAAGAAGAATTAATTGCAGGCACTATAGATATCGCGGTCCACTCACATAAGGACCTGCCAACCGAAAATCCTCCGGGACTCATTATCGCAGCAGTTTCAGAACGGGAAGATCCGGCTGAACTGTTGTTGATCTTGAAAGATTGCGTTGATGTGCACCAAAAGCTATCTGTTAAATATGGCGCCATTGTGGGCACATCGTCAAACCGCCGCAAAGCGCAGCTATTGGCCCATCGCCCCGACCTTGAAATTGAAGATCTTCGCGGTAACGTGCCCACCCGTATTGGTAAGCTCCGCGATGAAAAATATGATGCTATTATGCTGGCTAAAGCCGGCGTTACCCGTTTAGGCCTTGACCTGAGCGAGTTTCATGTGGAAGAGATCACCCCGGTTGAGCTCATTCCGGCACCTGCACAAGGCGCGCTGGCTATCCAGATCCGCGAAAACGACCATGAGCTTTTTGAAGCCCTGCAAGCACTGCATCATACCAATGTTGCCGAAGAGCTTGCTGTTGAGCGTACCGTATTGAAATTATTTGGCGGTGGCTGCCACTTGCCTTTGGGTTGTTATTGCCGTAAGGAAGATGGTCTTTTCCAGGTATTTACCTCTAAAGCCAACGAAGGCGATGAGTTTCCTGACAGGTTATTTTTAGAAGCGCCGACTACTGAAGGCCTGGCAGAAAAAGTAGTAGCTAAATTTGCGAAAGGTCGTAAACACCCTGCAAGCGTATTTATTTCGCGTGAGCTTGGCGAACAAAGCTACTTCCGCAAAGCGCTTGAAAAACACGGCATTGCAATTGAAGATCGTTCACTGATCCGTACTGTGCCCGTAATCACCCGCTTTGACTCATACATATTAAAAAATATCGACTGGGTATTCTTCTCCAGCAAAAATGCTGTTGAATACTTTTTCCAGTTAAACCCTCAATTCCCTAAAAAAGTGAAATTTGGGGTAATGGGCAGTGGCAGCGAAGAAATGCTTCGCCGTAAAGGTCACTTTACCGACTATGTTGGGGAAGGTACTGATACCGCCGAAGTTGCTGAAGAATTTGCCAAACTGGCCAACGGCAAAATCGTACTGTTCCCGGGTGCCGAAAGCCCAATGAGGAGCATACAACAAGGCTTATCTGCCGATACCAAGATAATCGACTTGCCGGTTTACGAAACTGTACTGGAAGAAGATGTAGAAGCCAGCGGTGCCGATGTGATGGTGTTTACCAGCCCATCAAACGTAGAGGCCTACTTTGCCGATAACCTGCTGGACCCATATCAAAAGGTGGTGGCCATAGGTAAATCAACCGGCAAAAAATTTGACGAAATGGGTGTAAAATACACGCTCCCCTACTCACCCGACGAAGTTGGGCTGGCAGAGGCAGTGTTTGGACTTTAA
- the hemB gene encoding porphobilinogen synthase, which yields MLQRPRRNRKSEVIRQMVQETHVSAANLIFPLFIIDGVNQKSEVASMPGIFRYSIDNLLREIESCLKLGLKSFDLFPNISEELKDKFATESYRDESLYLRAIREVKKNFPEACVITDVAMDPYSSDGHDGIVENGVILNDETLDVLGKMALAHAQSGADIIAPSDMMDGRVGYIRNVLDDNGFTNVSIMSYSAKYASAFYGPFRDALNSAPKFGDKKTYQMNPANQREALIEAELDEIEGADFLMVKPALPYLDVIKLIKDNTELPVAAYNVSGEYAMIKAAIQRGWLNEQRAITEVLTSIRRAGATAILTYHAKEVLENKWL from the coding sequence ATGTTACAACGACCAAGAAGGAATCGTAAAAGCGAAGTGATACGCCAGATGGTGCAGGAAACACATGTTAGCGCTGCTAACCTGATTTTCCCGCTGTTTATTATTGACGGCGTAAACCAGAAAAGTGAAGTGGCCTCAATGCCGGGCATTTTCCGTTATTCTATTGATAACCTGCTGCGCGAAATTGAAAGCTGCCTTAAACTGGGCTTAAAATCTTTTGACCTGTTCCCAAATATCTCCGAAGAACTGAAAGACAAGTTCGCTACTGAAAGTTACCGTGATGAAAGCCTTTATTTACGTGCTATTCGCGAGGTAAAGAAAAACTTCCCTGAAGCCTGCGTAATTACCGACGTAGCGATGGATCCGTACAGCAGCGACGGACATGATGGTATTGTAGAGAACGGCGTGATCCTGAATGATGAAACGCTTGACGTTTTAGGCAAGATGGCTTTGGCGCACGCACAATCAGGTGCTGATATCATTGCCCCATCAGATATGATGGACGGTCGTGTGGGTTACATCCGCAATGTTTTGGATGATAACGGCTTTACCAATGTGTCTATCATGTCGTATTCCGCTAAATATGCCAGCGCTTTTTATGGCCCGTTCAGGGACGCCCTTAACTCGGCACCTAAATTTGGCGATAAAAAAACCTACCAGATGAACCCCGCCAACCAGCGCGAAGCCCTGATTGAGGCTGAACTGGACGAGATTGAAGGCGCGGACTTCCTGATGGTAAAACCAGCCCTGCCCTACCTTGACGTTATTAAGCTGATAAAAGATAATACCGAACTGCCTGTTGCTGCCTACAACGTAAGTGGCGAATATGCCATGATCAAAGCCGCTATACAACGTGGCTGGCTAAACGAGCAACGTGCCATCACCGAGGTGCTTACCAGCATCCGTCGTGCCGGAGCTACTGCTATTTTAACTTACCATGCCAAAGAGGTTTTGGAGAATAAGTGGTTGTAG
- the hemL gene encoding glutamate-1-semialdehyde 2,1-aminomutase → MFDSIKKMFSAEDEPVNTTGKPDISREKSAELYAKAQTYFPGGVNSPVRAFKSVYGTPLFIQKGDGSHIWDADGNEFIDFCCSWGPLILGHNNAKVREKVIEVMQNGMSFGAPTALENELAELILKNNKFIEKIRFVSSGTEAVMSAIRLARGYTKRDKILKFEGCYHGHADALLVKAGSGLVTFGETSSAGVPKSVADETIVVALNDKEALAKAFEEFKDQIAAVIIEPVPANNGLLLQEKEYLQYLRDICTQNGTMLIFDEVISGFRVGFEGAAGYYQIKPDIITYGKIIGGGMPVGAYGSSAAIMSNISPEGSVYQAGTLSGNPVAMGAGIAQLSELLRIGFYRDLNNKTEEFVEAIQRFATARNYKFKVFGIGSIFWFAFTDKEYIRKAEDIDASSMEKFKKFHRELLNRGIYLGPSGYEVGFISSAHTKIDLEKTKRAIFDSLDLVFNGK, encoded by the coding sequence ATGTTCGATTCAATAAAAAAGATGTTTTCTGCAGAGGATGAACCGGTAAATACAACGGGCAAGCCCGATATCAGTCGTGAAAAATCGGCCGAGCTTTATGCTAAGGCCCAGACTTACTTTCCAGGTGGGGTAAACTCGCCGGTAAGGGCTTTTAAGTCTGTTTATGGCACGCCGCTGTTTATTCAAAAAGGTGATGGCAGCCATATCTGGGATGCGGATGGCAATGAGTTCATTGACTTCTGCTGCTCATGGGGACCACTGATCCTTGGCCACAACAATGCCAAAGTAAGGGAAAAAGTTATCGAGGTAATGCAAAACGGCATGAGCTTCGGTGCTCCTACCGCGCTGGAAAATGAACTGGCCGAGCTTATCCTGAAAAACAATAAGTTTATTGAAAAAATTCGTTTTGTGAGCTCGGGTACTGAGGCTGTAATGTCGGCCATCAGGTTAGCCAGAGGATATACCAAACGCGATAAGATATTAAAATTTGAAGGTTGCTATCATGGTCACGCCGATGCCTTATTGGTAAAAGCAGGTTCTGGATTGGTTACTTTCGGCGAAACTTCATCTGCCGGTGTACCTAAATCAGTTGCCGACGAAACCATTGTGGTAGCGCTTAATGATAAAGAAGCTTTGGCTAAAGCTTTTGAAGAGTTTAAAGACCAGATTGCGGCTGTAATTATTGAGCCTGTACCGGCAAACAACGGCCTGCTATTGCAGGAAAAAGAATACCTGCAATACCTGCGCGATATCTGTACTCAAAATGGCACTATGCTGATATTTGATGAGGTGATCTCAGGCTTCCGTGTTGGCTTTGAAGGCGCGGCCGGTTACTACCAGATCAAACCTGATATCATCACCTATGGTAAAATTATCGGTGGTGGTATGCCTGTGGGTGCTTATGGCTCATCGGCGGCAATTATGAGCAATATTTCGCCAGAGGGTTCGGTTTACCAGGCAGGTACATTATCAGGTAATCCAGTTGCTATGGGTGCCGGTATCGCCCAGCTTAGCGAGCTTTTGCGCATAGGCTTTTACCGAGATCTGAACAATAAAACAGAAGAGTTCGTAGAAGCAATTCAGCGTTTTGCTACGGCTCGTAATTATAAATTCAAAGTGTTTGGCATAGGCTCTATATTTTGGTTTGCTTTTACAGATAAAGAGTATATTCGTAAAGCCGAAGATATTGATGCTTCAAGCATGGAAAAATTCAAGAAATTCCACCGCGAGTTGCTTAACCGGGGCATTTATTTAGGTCCGTCGGGCTACGAGGTTGGTTTTATATCATCGGCACATACCAAGATTGACCTGGAGAAAACAAAACGTGCTATATTTGATAGTTTAGATTTAGTATTTAACGGTAAATAA
- a CDS encoding sensor histidine kinase, which translates to MKKSFVIFYALITYAVAELVWWGYMLVTLQPRRTGMILGEGAMFVAVFLIGAINLHRSFNKERKLQEQKKNFLLSVTHELKSPLASIKILLQTIQKRQLSREQILDFIDKSLNDVERLDDMVENMLLASKIENRSYSFPKASFNLSVLVDSIVNRLQITKCDCNQQIIEAEIEPKVEIVGDKFALTSVVTNLIENAVKYSSPCSSVGVKLFSKDDKVYLQVADHGIGIADEEKTRIFDRFYRVGSEETRNTKGTGLGLYIVKEVLDKHQASIRVKDNRPAGSIFEVTFGLT; encoded by the coding sequence ATGAAAAAGTCATTTGTTATTTTTTACGCGCTTATCACCTATGCCGTTGCCGAACTGGTATGGTGGGGCTATATGCTGGTTACGCTGCAACCGCGTCGCACTGGCATGATCCTGGGCGAAGGGGCCATGTTTGTTGCCGTATTTTTAATTGGCGCAATCAACCTGCACCGTTCTTTTAACAAAGAACGTAAACTGCAAGAGCAGAAAAAAAACTTCCTGCTTTCGGTAACGCATGAATTGAAATCGCCGCTGGCATCTATCAAGATCCTGCTGCAAACCATTCAAAAGAGGCAACTGAGCAGGGAGCAGATCCTTGATTTTATCGACAAATCGTTAAACGACGTTGAACGCTTGGATGATATGGTTGAAAACATGCTGCTGGCGTCTAAAATAGAAAATCGCTCATACAGCTTTCCTAAGGCAAGCTTTAATCTTTCGGTTTTGGTTGATAGCATTGTTAACCGCCTGCAGATCACCAAATGCGATTGCAACCAGCAGATCATCGAAGCTGAGATAGAACCTAAGGTTGAGATTGTTGGCGATAAGTTTGCCCTTACATCGGTTGTGACCAATTTGATAGAAAACGCTGTGAAATATTCAAGCCCATGCTCATCTGTGGGGGTAAAGCTGTTTTCGAAAGATGATAAAGTTTATTTACAGGTAGCCGATCATGGTATCGGTATAGCCGACGAGGAAAAGACGCGCATTTTTGATCGCTTTTACCGCGTAGGCAGCGAAGAAACCCGTAACACTAAAGGCACCGGACTGGGCCTTTATATTGTTAAGGAGGTGTTGGATAAACACCAGGCCAGCATCAGGGTTAAGGATAACCGCCCTGCTGGTAGTATTTTTGAAGTTACATTTGGATTAACCTAA